A genomic segment from Spongiibacter sp. IMCC21906 encodes:
- a CDS encoding phosphatidate cytidylyltransferase — MLKQRVITAVLIVVALFAALAFLSASWLAAVFAVLILMAAWEWSDMSGFESRLGRGLFVAGCFTVMLALALNVALFSDVNPLKVRDVMVAACAWWAIALLWVKAYPASAGLWGSKTMRAFIGLLVLAPGWLSVSYLRFLEGGVWLILLVIALVAAADIGAYFVGRAWGKAKLAPSVSPGKSWAGFWGGLGSAMLLMTVLFVIFGEAMPAGFLSMLVLAGFTALASVLGDLLESMVKRHRGIKDSGQLLPGHGGLMDRIDSLTAAIPVFTLGLLSVGAA, encoded by the coding sequence ATGCTTAAACAAAGAGTGATAACCGCCGTATTGATTGTTGTTGCGTTGTTTGCTGCGTTGGCATTTTTATCGGCGAGTTGGCTGGCGGCGGTGTTTGCGGTACTGATTTTAATGGCGGCATGGGAATGGTCTGACATGAGTGGCTTTGAAAGTCGCCTGGGCCGTGGTCTTTTTGTTGCTGGGTGTTTTACGGTCATGCTGGCGCTGGCCTTAAATGTGGCGCTGTTTTCCGATGTGAACCCGCTAAAGGTTCGTGATGTGATGGTCGCTGCATGTGCTTGGTGGGCTATTGCGTTGCTTTGGGTTAAAGCTTACCCCGCAAGCGCCGGGCTTTGGGGTTCTAAAACCATGCGGGCATTTATTGGCCTGTTGGTATTGGCACCAGGTTGGTTGTCGGTTAGTTATCTGCGGTTTCTCGAAGGCGGAGTGTGGTTAATATTACTGGTCATTGCCCTGGTGGCGGCAGCAGATATTGGCGCGTATTTTGTCGGTCGGGCTTGGGGTAAAGCCAAGCTTGCGCCTTCCGTCAGCCCCGGCAAGTCCTGGGCTGGGTTTTGGGGCGGGCTAGGTTCGGCAATGTTGTTGATGACCGTGTTGTTTGTGATTTTTGGCGAAGCGATGCCTGCGGGTTTCTTGTCGATGTTGGTGTTGGCAGGTTTTACTGCGCTCGCGTCTGTTTTAGGTGACTTGTTAGAAAGTATGGTTAAGCGTCACCGGGGAATTAAAGACAGTGGCCAGTTGTTGCCGGGACATGGCGGCCTGATGGACCGAATCGATAGTTTGACTGCAGCTATTCCCGTCTTTACGTTGGGCCTGTTGTCGGTGGGGGCAGCTTAG
- the tsf gene encoding translation elongation factor Ts — protein MAVSAAMVKELRDRTGLGMMECKKALNDAGGDIELAIEEMRKSSGMKAAKKAGRTAADGVVAAKVAEDGSFGVIVEVNSETDFVARDEGFLAFVNLVLEKAFASKQEDVAALMDGELEQAREALVQKIGENISVRRSQVLAVEGGVVDSYVHSNNRIAVLVALKGGDAELARDVSMHVAAVNPQVAKPDDMPAELIEKEREIFTVQAQESGKPAEIIEKMIDGRIRKFLSENALVDQAFVKDPEVTVGKLLKNNSADIQSFLRFEVGEGIEKEEVDFAAEVAAQLKG, from the coding sequence ATGGCTGTATCAGCAGCGATGGTTAAAGAACTGCGCGACCGCACAGGTCTGGGCATGATGGAGTGTAAAAAAGCACTGAACGATGCTGGTGGCGATATCGAGCTGGCAATCGAAGAGATGCGCAAATCTAGCGGCATGAAAGCGGCTAAAAAAGCAGGTCGTACTGCGGCGGATGGCGTGGTTGCCGCTAAAGTAGCTGAAGATGGTAGCTTCGGCGTTATTGTTGAAGTGAACAGCGAAACTGACTTTGTTGCTCGGGATGAAGGCTTTTTGGCGTTTGTTAACTTGGTGCTGGAAAAAGCATTTGCTTCAAAGCAAGAAGATGTTGCTGCGCTGATGGATGGCGAATTGGAGCAGGCTCGTGAAGCACTGGTTCAAAAAATTGGCGAAAATATCTCTGTACGTCGTTCGCAAGTGCTGGCTGTTGAGGGTGGCGTAGTTGATAGCTATGTTCATTCCAATAATCGCATTGCTGTGTTGGTGGCCTTGAAAGGCGGTGACGCTGAGTTGGCTCGCGATGTGTCCATGCACGTTGCAGCGGTCAACCCTCAGGTTGCCAAGCCTGACGATATGCCCGCTGAGCTGATTGAGAAGGAGCGTGAGATTTTTACGGTTCAAGCTCAAGAGAGTGGTAAGCCTGCTGAAATCATCGAAAAAATGATTGATGGTCGTATTCGCAAGTTCCTTTCTGAGAATGCACTGGTTGATCAAGCTTTTGTGAAAGACCCTGAAGTGACGGTCGGTAAATTGCTGAAAAACAACAGCGCCGACATTCAATCCTTCCTGCGCTTTGAAGTTGGTGAAGGTATTGAAAAAGAAGAAGTGGATTTTGCTGCCGAGGTAGCGGCCCAGCTAAAGGGCTAA
- the uppS gene encoding polyprenyl diphosphate synthase yields the protein MRNPASPLVPRHVAIIMDGNNRWAKKRGLNAAAGHRAGVEVIRSLLKHTKSRGIEVVTLFAFSSENWQRPTLEVQALMRLFSSYLDSETKQLHADGVRVRFIGNREQFSAGLRKQMDYSEQLTRFNKETTLVIAVDYGGQWDIVQAAKGLATQVEQGALSVDDIDVELFDRFVALTELPRPDLCIRTAGEQRISNFLLWQLAYSELYFAECLWPDFDEAEMDRAIEAFAARDRRYGGRDGDEDASHQH from the coding sequence ATGCGGAATCCCGCTAGCCCGCTGGTGCCTAGGCATGTTGCTATCATTATGGATGGCAACAATCGCTGGGCGAAAAAACGAGGTTTGAACGCCGCCGCAGGCCATCGTGCCGGAGTTGAGGTGATTCGTAGCCTGCTGAAACACACCAAAAGTCGGGGCATCGAGGTCGTCACCTTATTCGCCTTTTCAAGTGAGAATTGGCAACGCCCCACTTTGGAAGTACAAGCACTTATGCGCTTGTTTTCCAGCTATCTGGATAGTGAGACCAAGCAACTCCATGCGGATGGTGTGCGGGTTCGGTTTATTGGCAACCGCGAGCAGTTTTCTGCAGGTTTGCGCAAGCAAATGGATTATAGCGAGCAGCTTACCCGCTTTAATAAAGAAACAACGCTGGTGATTGCGGTCGATTACGGCGGCCAATGGGATATCGTTCAGGCTGCGAAAGGGCTGGCTACGCAAGTTGAGCAGGGTGCGCTGTCGGTTGACGATATTGATGTTGAATTATTTGACCGGTTTGTCGCGCTAACGGAGCTACCCCGTCCCGATTTGTGTATCCGTACTGCTGGCGAGCAACGTATTAGTAATTTTCTATTGTGGCAGCTTGCGTATAGTGAGCTGTATTTTGCTGAATGTCTGTGGCCCGATTTTGATGAGGCCGAAATGGACAGGGCTATAGAGGCCTTTGCGGCAAGAGATCGTCGCTACGGTGGTAGAGATGGAGACGAAGATGCCTCCCATCAACATTAG
- the rseP gene encoding RIP metalloprotease RseP, whose amino-acid sequence MLEVLQTILVTVATLAILVAIHEFGHFWVARRCGIKVLRFSVGFGKPLLKWTDRSGTEYVLAGIPLGGYVKMLDEREGPVADHELDQAFSRASPAKRIAIAAAGPVANLILAVLVYWAVFLNGVNGVAPIIDTVVPGSLAEQAGLQTGQEIVAVDGEETPTWEALQMQLLERIGEQGKLAFAVKPKGSDNVQHTEVQLERWMSDVDEPNPLKELGVQLYVPKVEAQVDEVVAGGAAERAGMQSGDLVVSVDGQPMADWAEWVDLVRSSPGVEMILLVERGDALVSLRFTPDRKLDEEGKAFGFAGVSAVMPEWPESMRRTVDYGIFSGFSAAVAKTYKMSAFTLESIKKMITGLLSPKNLSGPITIAKVASSSAQYGVFAWLSFLALLSVSLAVLNLLPVPVLDGGHIVYALIEWGSGKPVTEKVQALANQVGLLLVVCLMVFALYNDVLRL is encoded by the coding sequence ATGCTAGAAGTCTTACAAACAATACTTGTTACTGTGGCGACCTTGGCGATTTTGGTTGCTATTCACGAGTTTGGACATTTTTGGGTGGCTCGGCGTTGCGGCATTAAGGTGCTGCGTTTTTCTGTGGGCTTTGGCAAGCCGTTATTAAAATGGACTGATCGCAGTGGTACTGAATATGTGCTCGCCGGTATCCCCTTGGGTGGTTACGTCAAAATGCTGGACGAACGCGAAGGTCCGGTAGCTGATCATGAGCTAGACCAGGCTTTTAGCCGAGCGTCACCTGCTAAGCGTATTGCTATTGCCGCAGCGGGGCCTGTGGCAAACCTTATTCTCGCGGTGTTGGTATATTGGGCGGTGTTTCTTAATGGTGTGAATGGCGTTGCCCCCATTATTGATACGGTCGTTCCCGGCTCGTTGGCTGAGCAAGCGGGTTTGCAGACCGGACAAGAAATTGTTGCCGTTGATGGCGAAGAAACCCCAACCTGGGAAGCGCTGCAAATGCAGTTGCTCGAGCGTATCGGTGAACAAGGTAAGCTGGCATTCGCTGTTAAGCCGAAAGGCAGTGACAATGTGCAGCACACCGAGGTTCAGCTTGAGCGCTGGATGAGTGATGTCGATGAGCCTAACCCGCTGAAAGAGCTTGGGGTGCAGCTGTATGTGCCCAAGGTCGAAGCGCAAGTGGATGAGGTGGTTGCTGGCGGCGCAGCTGAGCGGGCGGGAATGCAAAGCGGTGATTTGGTTGTCAGTGTCGATGGCCAGCCGATGGCAGATTGGGCTGAGTGGGTAGACTTAGTTAGAAGTAGCCCCGGAGTCGAGATGATTTTACTTGTAGAGCGGGGAGATGCGCTTGTCTCTCTGCGCTTTACACCAGATAGAAAGTTAGATGAAGAGGGCAAGGCTTTTGGTTTTGCTGGAGTGAGCGCAGTCATGCCAGAGTGGCCTGAATCCATGCGCAGAACGGTGGATTATGGCATTTTTAGCGGATTTTCAGCTGCGGTAGCTAAAACCTACAAGATGAGTGCCTTCACTTTAGAGTCCATAAAAAAAATGATCACTGGGCTTCTTTCTCCGAAAAACTTGAGTGGCCCGATAACCATTGCTAAAGTGGCCAGCTCTTCGGCCCAGTACGGGGTTTTCGCGTGGTTGAGCTTTTTGGCTTTATTGAGTGTTAGCTTAGCGGTTTTAAACCTGTTACCAGTGCCGGTTCTCGATGGTGGTCACATCGTTTATGCGCTGATTGAGTGGGGCAGTGGTAAGCCCGTGACTGAGAAAGTGCAGGCCCTAGCCAATCAAGTAGGTTTGCTGTTAGTGGTTTGCTTGATGGTATTTGCTTTATATAACGACGTATTGCGCCTTTGA
- the ispC gene encoding 1-deoxy-D-xylulose-5-phosphate reductoisomerase yields the protein MQRVTVLGSTGSIGHSTLDVLSRHPETFEVFALTANRSDKQLFEQVKTHRPRYAVLRDESLVPAFAKRLKQEGLPTEVLAGEAGLLEVAASADVVMAAIVGSAGLMPTLAAVEAGRKVLLANKESLVMAGGLFMEAVARSGAQLLPIDSEHNAIFQCLPAVGRDGLVPLGVRRVLLTGSGGPFRTRALDELNSVTPDEACAHPNWSMGRKISVDSATMMNKGLELIEACWLFHTPPESIEVVVHPQSVIHSMVEYVDGSVLAQLGNPDMRTPIAHALAWPERIVSGVAPLDIIAQGRLDFEAPDETRFPCLRLAREAAETGGSASAVLNAANEVAVAAFLEKRLSYVDIPKVIDAIMNRVSIIEPLSLEDVQDADAQARRLAEEVVARRSTA from the coding sequence GTGCAGCGTGTAACGGTACTGGGTTCAACCGGCTCAATAGGCCATAGCACCCTGGATGTTTTATCGCGTCACCCAGAGACCTTTGAGGTGTTTGCGCTGACGGCTAATCGTAGCGATAAACAACTGTTTGAACAGGTGAAAACCCATCGTCCTCGTTACGCTGTGCTCCGAGATGAGAGTCTGGTACCGGCTTTTGCGAAGCGTTTAAAGCAAGAAGGCTTGCCTACTGAGGTGCTGGCTGGCGAAGCTGGGTTACTTGAGGTGGCCGCCAGTGCGGATGTTGTCATGGCGGCCATTGTGGGTTCTGCCGGGCTGATGCCAACCTTGGCGGCGGTGGAAGCGGGACGCAAAGTCTTGCTCGCCAATAAAGAGTCGCTGGTGATGGCGGGTGGCCTGTTTATGGAGGCGGTGGCCCGCAGTGGCGCTCAATTATTGCCGATAGACAGTGAACACAACGCCATTTTTCAGTGTTTGCCAGCAGTGGGTCGCGACGGCCTGGTGCCATTAGGCGTGCGCCGGGTGTTGTTAACGGGGTCCGGGGGGCCGTTTCGCACCCGTGCTTTAGATGAATTAAATAGCGTTACTCCTGATGAGGCTTGTGCCCATCCCAATTGGTCGATGGGTCGAAAGATATCGGTAGATTCGGCCACCATGATGAATAAGGGCTTGGAGCTGATAGAGGCTTGTTGGCTTTTCCACACGCCACCCGAGAGCATAGAGGTGGTTGTTCACCCCCAGAGCGTGATCCACTCTATGGTGGAGTATGTCGATGGCTCAGTGTTGGCGCAGCTGGGTAACCCTGATATGCGAACCCCTATCGCCCATGCCTTAGCGTGGCCTGAGCGTATTGTCTCAGGCGTGGCACCGTTAGATATTATTGCCCAGGGCCGTTTGGATTTTGAGGCGCCCGACGAGACGCGTTTCCCGTGTTTGCGTTTGGCTAGGGAAGCAGCGGAAACCGGGGGCAGTGCCAGTGCGGTACTAAATGCAGCCAATGAAGTGGCCGTTGCAGCATTTTTAGAAAAACGCCTGTCTTATGTCGATATTCCAAAGGTTATCGATGCCATAATGAACCGCGTATCCATTATTGAACCGCTGTCCCTGGAGGATGTCCAAGACGCCGATGCGCAGGCGCGTCGTCTTGCAGAGGAAGTGGTTGCCCGTCGTTCGACGGCGTGA
- the frr gene encoding ribosome recycling factor has protein sequence MEKAIDALGSNFNKIRTGRAHPSLLDGIRVNYYGSETPLGQLANIGVEDARTLTVTPWEKNIVPDVEKAIMKSDLGLNPSSAGTVIRIPMPALTEETRKGYIKQAKQEAESARVSIRSARRDVLADIKDLLKEKEISEDEERRAQDDIQKITDKYIGEVDKALTAKEADLMEI, from the coding sequence ATGGAAAAAGCAATTGACGCGCTGGGCAGCAATTTCAACAAAATCCGTACGGGTCGTGCGCACCCCAGCTTGCTCGATGGTATTCGTGTGAATTACTACGGCTCTGAAACGCCACTGGGCCAGCTGGCTAACATTGGTGTTGAAGATGCGCGAACATTGACGGTAACACCGTGGGAAAAAAATATTGTTCCCGATGTGGAAAAAGCCATTATGAAGTCAGATTTGGGTTTAAACCCATCGTCGGCGGGTACGGTAATTCGTATCCCTATGCCTGCACTGACGGAAGAGACGCGCAAAGGTTATATCAAGCAAGCTAAGCAAGAGGCGGAAAGTGCAAGGGTCTCAATTCGTAGTGCCCGTAGAGATGTGCTTGCCGACATTAAAGATTTGCTAAAAGAAAAAGAAATTAGCGAAGATGAAGAGCGTCGCGCCCAGGATGATATTCAAAAAATTACCGATAAATATATTGGTGAAGTTGATAAGGCGTTGACGGCAAAAGAAGCCGATTTGATGGAAATTTAA
- the pyrH gene encoding UMP kinase — protein MSSQSRDKKYKRILLKLSGEALMGKQGFGIDPKVLDRMALEVGQLVGIGVQVGLVVGGGNLFRGAALQTAGLDRVTGDHMGMLATVMNALALRDALERSNIKSSVMSAIPMSGVVDHYDRRKAIRALSRGEVVIFAAGTGNPFFTTDSAACLRGIEVEADLVLKATKVDGVYSADPMVDASAEKYAFLTYDEVLDKKLEVMDLTAICLCRDHSMPLRVFAMEQQGALLNIVVGGSEGTLVATTDYEEK, from the coding sequence ATGTCTAGCCAAAGTCGCGACAAAAAATACAAACGAATTTTGCTGAAGTTAAGCGGCGAAGCACTGATGGGAAAGCAGGGGTTTGGTATTGACCCTAAAGTCCTTGACCGCATGGCGCTGGAAGTGGGGCAGCTAGTCGGGATTGGTGTTCAGGTCGGCTTGGTTGTTGGCGGTGGCAATCTCTTTCGTGGCGCAGCACTGCAGACAGCTGGGCTTGACCGGGTAACCGGTGACCATATGGGGATGCTGGCGACGGTAATGAATGCGCTGGCTTTACGTGACGCGCTTGAACGCAGCAATATTAAATCTTCTGTCATGTCGGCGATACCGATGAGCGGCGTGGTTGATCATTATGATCGTCGAAAGGCGATTCGCGCGTTGTCTCGGGGTGAAGTGGTGATTTTTGCTGCCGGTACCGGCAACCCTTTCTTTACCACCGATTCAGCGGCTTGCCTCCGGGGTATTGAGGTTGAGGCTGATCTGGTGCTTAAGGCTACCAAGGTTGATGGCGTGTACAGCGCTGACCCTATGGTAGATGCCAGTGCTGAAAAATACGCGTTTTTGACCTACGACGAAGTGTTGGATAAAAAGCTTGAAGTGATGGACCTGACCGCTATTTGTCTGTGCCGGGACCACAGTATGCCGTTGCGAGTGTTTGCAATGGAGCAGCAGGGTGCACTTTTGAATATAGTTGTTGGTGGCAGCGAAGGCACGCTAGTGGCCACCACCGACTACGAGGAGAAATAA